The following are encoded in a window of Staphylospora marina genomic DNA:
- a CDS encoding cobyric acid synthase, producing the protein MTRAIMLQGTASDVGKSLLCTAFCRWFHEEGYRVAPFKSQNMALNSWITPDGGEIGRAQAVQAEAAGTRATVEMNPILLKPKREAVTEVVLLGKHFAELEAGRYREKGFETGLKVIRESLERLSSRFDVLVIEGAGSPAEINLKYRDLANMKVAELADAPVILVADIDRGGAFASVVGTLELLEPEERRRVKGVIINKFRGIRDLLEPGIRWLEERTGIPVLGVMPHLDVGLDPEDSLALESLRLKPATDRPCADVAVIGLPYLSHFTDLLPLAHAPDVRLRLVKSPADIGRPDVVVLPGTENPTEDLAWIRKLGWDKRIRSLHEEGVEVVGIGGGFHLLGQTFSVPSGPDSRPLTCPGLALLPVDTADEGNRQTARRSGVSRLPWAKGVTVGGYGRNPARIMSDSGILPAFEWNDKEAEGAVAEDGSVWGTTLHGLFDNPAFTHRWIDRLRLKRGMSPRPPEWETFAVSREKLYDRLSRALREHVDMQKVLEIMGLSKK; encoded by the coding sequence GTGACCAGGGCCATCATGTTGCAGGGGACGGCTTCCGATGTGGGCAAAAGTTTGCTGTGCACGGCGTTTTGCCGCTGGTTTCATGAAGAGGGGTATCGGGTGGCGCCTTTCAAATCGCAAAACATGGCGCTCAACTCCTGGATCACCCCGGATGGCGGGGAGATCGGCCGGGCCCAAGCGGTTCAGGCGGAAGCGGCGGGAACCCGGGCCACCGTGGAGATGAACCCGATCCTGCTCAAGCCGAAGCGGGAGGCTGTGACCGAGGTCGTCTTGCTGGGGAAGCATTTCGCGGAGCTGGAAGCCGGAAGGTATCGCGAAAAAGGCTTCGAAACCGGATTGAAGGTGATCCGGGAATCGCTGGAGCGGCTGTCTTCCCGGTTTGACGTGCTGGTGATCGAAGGGGCGGGCAGCCCGGCGGAAATCAACCTGAAATACCGGGATCTGGCCAACATGAAAGTGGCGGAACTGGCGGATGCGCCGGTCATCCTTGTGGCAGACATCGACCGCGGGGGAGCGTTCGCTTCGGTGGTCGGCACCCTGGAGCTGCTGGAACCGGAAGAGCGGCGACGGGTGAAGGGCGTCATCATCAACAAGTTCCGGGGGATTCGCGACCTGTTGGAGCCCGGGATTCGTTGGCTGGAGGAGCGAACGGGCATCCCCGTCCTGGGCGTGATGCCCCATCTGGATGTCGGCCTGGATCCCGAAGATTCGCTCGCCCTCGAATCGCTCCGGCTGAAACCGGCGACGGACCGTCCATGTGCGGACGTGGCGGTCATCGGCTTGCCATATCTCTCCCATTTCACCGATCTGCTTCCGCTCGCCCATGCTCCGGACGTGAGACTGAGGTTGGTGAAGTCACCGGCCGACATCGGCAGACCGGACGTCGTCGTGCTTCCCGGAACCGAAAACCCGACGGAAGACCTCGCATGGATCCGGAAGTTGGGCTGGGACAAGCGGATTCGATCCCTGCATGAAGAAGGCGTGGAAGTGGTGGGCATCGGCGGAGGATTCCATTTGCTGGGGCAAACCTTCTCCGTCCCGTCCGGACCAGACTCCCGCCCGCTCACCTGTCCCGGCCTGGCGCTGCTTCCGGTGGATACGGCGGATGAAGGGAACAGGCAAACTGCCCGCAGATCGGGCGTTTCCCGCCTTCCGTGGGCGAAAGGGGTGACGGTCGGCGGATACGGAAGAAACCCGGCAAGGATCATGAGCGACTCCGGGATCCTGCCTGCGTTTGAATGGAACGACAAGGAAGCGGAAGGGGCCGTCGCCGAAGACGGGTCGGTGTGGGGAACCACGCTCCACGGCCTGTTTGACAATCCGGCGTTCACGCACCGGTGGATTGACCGTTTGCGCCTGAAAAGGGGGATGTCTCCCCGGCCTCCGGAATGGGAAACGTTCGCGGTTTCCCGGGAGAAGCTGTATGACCGGTTGTCAAGAGCCCTGAGGGAGCATGTGGACATGCAGAAAGTGCTGGAAATCATGGGTCTGTCCAAGAAGTGA
- a CDS encoding ABC transporter permease, which translates to MEQALTKWKKSVSVWGRLRWGALLTRSGTLLVILLTILIFGLLDERFLTWQNFTDILRSISIICLLAIGVTISLAAGGFDLSVGSVASLATVTGAAMLVWYRQETWVAILVPLVLGALIGLLNALLTVRVRIPDLLATLATMYIVNGLHLTFTKGYSIYNQMPMADGSIAPGRFLPSFLFIGQGEIASVPFPVILMLLLTAIVHVILTRTRFGRLIYATGGNAEAARLSGVPVKRIQTYAYVLSALFSSLAGIVLAARIGTGQVAAGAPLLMDGMAAAFIGFSVFGKGKPHVIGTFFGAVLIGVLLNGLTMLNVPYYAQDIVKGCILAGALFFTHFRKNT; encoded by the coding sequence ATGGAACAGGCATTGACCAAATGGAAAAAGAGCGTGAGCGTGTGGGGCCGGTTGCGTTGGGGAGCCTTGCTGACGCGATCCGGCACCCTGCTCGTCATCCTGCTCACCATCCTCATTTTCGGTCTGTTGGACGAACGCTTTCTGACCTGGCAAAACTTCACCGACATCCTCCGTTCCATCTCCATCATCTGCCTGCTGGCAATCGGCGTCACGATTTCCCTGGCAGCCGGCGGATTTGACCTGTCCGTCGGTTCCGTCGCCAGCCTCGCCACGGTGACCGGTGCCGCCATGCTGGTCTGGTACCGTCAGGAAACGTGGGTGGCGATTCTGGTACCGCTGGTGTTGGGAGCACTCATCGGGCTGCTGAACGCGCTGCTCACCGTTCGCGTCCGCATCCCGGATTTGCTGGCCACGCTGGCCACCATGTATATCGTGAACGGCCTTCACCTGACCTTCACGAAAGGTTATTCGATCTACAACCAAATGCCCATGGCCGACGGATCGATCGCCCCCGGGCGCTTTCTTCCGTCCTTTCTGTTCATCGGTCAGGGAGAGATTGCCTCCGTTCCGTTTCCGGTGATTCTGATGCTGCTGCTGACGGCCATCGTTCACGTGATTTTGACCCGGACACGGTTCGGCCGGCTCATCTACGCGACCGGCGGGAATGCGGAGGCGGCCCGCCTGTCGGGGGTACCGGTGAAACGGATTCAGACATACGCGTACGTGCTGAGCGCCCTGTTCTCTTCTCTGGCCGGCATCGTGCTGGCAGCGCGCATCGGAACCGGCCAGGTGGCAGCCGGCGCTCCGCTGTTGATGGACGGAATGGCGGCGGCGTTCATCGGGTTTTCCGTGTTCGGCAAAGGCAAACCCCACGTGATCGGCACCTTCTTCGGCGCGGTCCTGATCGGGGTGCTGTTGAATGGTCTTACCATGCTGAACGTCCCGTATTACGCGCAGGACATCGTCAAGGGGTGCATCCTCGCCGGGGCGTTGTTCTTCACGCACTTCCGGAAGAACACGTAA